In a single window of the Limnochorda sp. L945t genome:
- a CDS encoding ribose-phosphate diphosphokinase, whose product MDVKIFGGRATQELTVAICQHLGVHAGRADIFKFSNDNTFVRILENVREADVFVVQTSVPPVDEALVELLIMLDALRRASAGRITAVLPYYPYVRSDKKDQPRVPITARLVADLLVTAGADRVVTIDLTADQIQGFFTIPVDHLTAQPVLARYFRSKHLTDAVVVAPDPGAVKRAQRFAERLGVPVAFVDKRRLPATSGVRATAVVGDVRGRPVILFDEEVDQGTTLLEATELVLERGAAEVYAACTHAVLSGLAAERVSKAPIRELVVTDTVPVPPSKRWNALTVLSVAPLLAETIRRISTGESVSALFE is encoded by the coding sequence ATCGACGTGAAGATCTTCGGGGGACGTGCCACGCAGGAGCTCACGGTCGCGATCTGCCAGCATCTGGGCGTTCACGCGGGCCGCGCTGACATCTTCAAATTCAGCAATGACAACACGTTCGTTCGGATCCTCGAAAACGTTCGGGAGGCCGACGTGTTCGTCGTCCAGACATCGGTCCCCCCCGTCGATGAAGCTCTGGTCGAGCTTCTGATCATGCTCGACGCCCTGCGCCGCGCCTCGGCCGGACGCATCACCGCGGTACTCCCGTACTACCCGTACGTCCGTTCCGACAAGAAAGACCAGCCACGGGTACCCATCACCGCGCGGCTGGTCGCCGATCTGCTGGTGACCGCCGGGGCCGACCGGGTCGTCACCATCGACCTGACGGCCGACCAGATCCAGGGCTTCTTCACGATACCGGTCGACCACCTCACCGCCCAGCCTGTGCTGGCTCGCTACTTTCGCAGCAAACACCTGACCGACGCGGTGGTGGTCGCTCCGGACCCAGGTGCGGTCAAGAGAGCGCAGCGCTTTGCCGAGCGCCTCGGGGTCCCGGTAGCCTTCGTGGACAAGCGACGGCTGCCGGCGACGTCCGGCGTGCGGGCGACAGCAGTGGTGGGGGACGTGCGGGGCCGGCCGGTCATTCTCTTCGACGAAGAGGTCGATCAGGGTACGACCTTGCTCGAGGCTACGGAGCTCGTCCTGGAGCGCGGTGCTGCAGAAGTCTACGCCGCATGCACCCACGCCGTTCTCTCCGGCCTCGCGGCCGAACGCGTGTCCAAGGCCCCCATTCGTGAGTTGGTGGTGACCGATACGGTCCCCGTCCCGCCCTCCAAGCGGTGGAACGCCCTGACCGTGCTGTCCGTGGCGCCCCTGCTCGCCGAGACTATCCGGCGTATCAGCACGGGCGAGTCGGTCAGCGCTCTGTTCGAGTAG
- a CDS encoding alpha/beta family hydrolase, giving the protein MVLPSLIDRSQWESGTSFQSFVEASPSASARRMRRYYEQAPDIPEAVRERARAFAASGGRLYALAEAWCPDCMATVPVLARLAEAGGVPLRLFRRDERPDLRERHLTAGRPKIPLAVAVREAPEGPWQEVGRFVERPARANALIAEASRAGRDAGRELLQAYADGSLRDAMVAELDAMIGGGIEEARVAGSRGTPLPVFLHLPYQVTPAAVVVAMHGASHDASHPLSFHLCQRLAQRGLAAVRFDFGYRVRGETTPTLHPEGEDLAAVLDWVGTRLGLPPERTVLAGKSLGARVSVMAASRRPFAGLVLFGFPLHMPDGSFPAAEDTFDRIETPMLWFSGTQDPLADPAQVERHAARVRAPLTLRWLEGADHSLASHLHEVLDEAAQWILDRCVPARFAA; this is encoded by the coding sequence GTGGTCTTGCCGTCGCTCATCGATCGTTCGCAATGGGAGTCTGGTACTTCGTTCCAGTCGTTCGTCGAAGCGTCGCCCTCAGCCTCGGCCCGCCGGATGCGCCGGTACTACGAGCAGGCACCGGACATCCCCGAGGCGGTACGGGAGCGGGCGAGAGCGTTCGCCGCCTCGGGAGGGCGGCTGTACGCGTTGGCCGAAGCGTGGTGCCCGGACTGCATGGCCACCGTGCCCGTGCTGGCCCGCCTGGCGGAGGCCGGCGGCGTGCCGCTCCGGCTGTTTCGCCGTGACGAACGGCCCGACTTGCGGGAGCGCCATCTGACCGCTGGCCGCCCCAAGATCCCGCTGGCCGTGGCGGTGCGCGAGGCCCCGGAAGGACCGTGGCAGGAAGTGGGCCGGTTCGTGGAACGGCCGGCCAGGGCCAACGCGCTCATCGCCGAGGCGTCCCGGGCAGGCAGGGACGCAGGCCGTGAGCTGCTCCAGGCATACGCCGACGGGTCGCTGCGGGACGCCATGGTCGCCGAGCTGGACGCCATGATCGGGGGAGGCATCGAAGAGGCCCGGGTCGCGGGCAGCCGGGGCACGCCGCTGCCCGTCTTTCTCCACCTGCCGTACCAGGTGACGCCGGCAGCCGTGGTCGTCGCCATGCACGGGGCCAGCCACGACGCATCTCACCCGTTGAGCTTCCACCTGTGCCAGCGCCTGGCACAACGGGGCCTGGCGGCCGTACGCTTCGACTTCGGCTACCGGGTGCGGGGCGAGACGACGCCCACGCTCCATCCGGAGGGGGAGGATCTGGCCGCGGTGCTGGACTGGGTCGGCACCCGGCTGGGTCTGCCTCCCGAACGGACCGTGCTCGCCGGCAAGTCGCTCGGCGCCCGGGTCTCGGTCATGGCGGCCTCCCGGCGGCCGTTTGCCGGTTTGGTGTTGTTCGGCTTTCCGTTGCACATGCCGGACGGCAGCTTCCCGGCGGCCGAGGATACCTTCGACCGCATCGAGACGCCCATGCTCTGGTTTTCCGGTACGCAGGATCCCCTGGCCGACCCGGCGCAGGTGGAGCGACACGCTGCTCGGGTGCGGGCGCCCCTCACGCTCCGGTGGCTGGAGGGTGCCGACCACTCCCTCGCCTCCCACCTGCACGAGGTGCTCGACGAGGCCGCCCAGTGGATCCTGGACCGTTGTGTCCCGGCCCGGTTCGCCGCGTGA
- a CDS encoding FAD-dependent oxidoreductase — translation MFWFEPKGGTEPFLVGRFPIFIWEAEDGQQFYGFPAETHERGVKVALHGVGPPCSPETIDRAVREEEIDVMRSYLADRIPALDSTCLEAQTCMYTNTPDRHFAIGLHPHHSGVALAVGCSGHGFKFASVIGEILADLVINGNTRHPISLFDLNRFA, via the coding sequence ATGTTTTGGTTCGAGCCGAAAGGCGGCACAGAGCCGTTCCTCGTAGGCCGGTTCCCCATCTTCATATGGGAGGCGGAAGACGGTCAACAATTCTATGGGTTCCCGGCCGAGACGCACGAGCGGGGGGTAAAGGTCGCCTTGCATGGGGTGGGTCCGCCCTGCAGCCCGGAGACGATCGACCGAGCGGTTCGGGAAGAGGAGATCGACGTGATGCGCTCCTATCTGGCGGATCGCATCCCTGCCCTCGACAGCACGTGTCTTGAAGCGCAGACGTGCATGTACACCAATACCCCGGATAGACACTTCGCGATCGGGTTGCATCCGCATCACTCGGGGGTGGCCTTGGCAGTGGGGTGCTCGGGGCACGGCTTCAAATTCGCCAGCGTCATCGGAGAGATTCTCGCCGACCTCGTAATCAACGGGAATACCCGGCACCCCATCTCGTTGTTCGATTTAAATCGGTTTGCCTGA
- a CDS encoding NAD-dependent epimerase/dehydratase family protein, producing MAAAAAAGARAVLITNVYSYGPPRTRPVGEDHPREPQAFKGRMRKEQEDVFFEAHRQGRVRTLVARLPDFYGPWADNSFGNISLRAAVSGRAAVWLGPLDVPHEFVYVPDAARAIVELALHDDAYGQAWNVPGPGPISGREWLTLAYERAGHRPRWRRVGRTGLRLAGLFVPLLRELVELSYLYETPPILDGAKLRARLPAWQPTPYAEGIRQTVEWMRSHPSSEA from the coding sequence GTGGCCGCCGCCGCTGCCGCAGGCGCCCGAGCCGTGCTGATCACCAACGTGTACAGCTACGGCCCGCCCCGCACCCGGCCGGTCGGGGAAGACCATCCCCGGGAGCCGCAAGCTTTCAAGGGGCGGATGCGCAAGGAGCAGGAAGATGTCTTCTTCGAGGCCCACCGCCAGGGGCGGGTACGCACACTGGTGGCCCGCCTGCCCGACTTCTACGGCCCGTGGGCGGACAATTCCTTCGGCAACATCAGCCTGCGGGCGGCCGTGTCAGGCCGGGCCGCCGTCTGGCTGGGGCCGCTGGATGTGCCGCACGAGTTCGTGTACGTGCCGGATGCGGCACGGGCCATCGTCGAACTGGCGCTGCACGACGACGCTTACGGCCAGGCGTGGAACGTCCCCGGCCCCGGCCCCATCAGCGGCCGGGAGTGGCTGACCCTGGCCTACGAACGAGCCGGCCACCGTCCCCGCTGGCGAAGGGTGGGGCGGACCGGCCTACGGCTGGCGGGTCTGTTCGTGCCCTTGCTGCGAGAGTTGGTCGAACTCTCCTACCTCTACGAGACCCCGCCGATCCTGGATGGTGCCAAGCTACGGGCTCGCCTGCCGGCGTGGCAGCCGACGCCCTACGCCGAGGGCATCCGGCAGACAGTGGAGTGGATGCGGAGCCATCCCTCGTCGGAGGCGTGA
- a CDS encoding alpha/beta hydrolase family protein: MRPLHRWAMAAATLAIGLAQALALAAPPAPPRQPASGPGGRDYSHARVVMSRGGVADREYWIFEPADPAPVQAPVVVFLHGWGAMLPDPYGAWIEHLVRKGNIVVFPRYQATLTTPPRSMTDHAVAAVRQALGQLSSGRHVRPDTRRFAVVGHSLGGVLAANLAVRARYGQLPLPKAVMVVEPGDPPETAIWFARKQPSIMEDYAGIDPGTLLLVVAGDADRTVGERTARTVFTLAQVAAGNKNYVIVHSDRHGRPALVADHYAPAALVPQDAPEAPEITVVPAWMQSVALRLLGLVTGRVDVTRSVGPPDALDYFGFWKLLDALLDAAFYGRCRAVALGDTPEQRFMGTWSDGVPVRPLEVYVTLPPAALPGAPSRAHAGAPEQAGAP; the protein is encoded by the coding sequence ATGCGGCCGCTGCATCGGTGGGCCATGGCCGCTGCCACCCTGGCCATCGGGCTCGCGCAGGCCCTGGCGCTGGCCGCCCCGCCGGCTCCTCCCCGACAGCCGGCCAGCGGTCCCGGGGGCCGGGACTACTCGCACGCCCGGGTGGTCATGAGCCGGGGCGGGGTGGCCGACCGCGAGTACTGGATCTTCGAACCGGCCGACCCGGCGCCGGTGCAGGCGCCCGTCGTCGTCTTCCTGCACGGGTGGGGAGCGATGCTCCCGGATCCATACGGTGCCTGGATCGAGCACCTGGTGCGCAAGGGCAACATCGTGGTCTTCCCGCGCTACCAGGCCACGTTGACGACGCCTCCGCGGTCCATGACCGACCATGCCGTGGCAGCGGTGCGGCAGGCCCTGGGCCAGCTCTCTTCCGGCCGCCACGTGCGGCCCGATACCCGGCGCTTCGCCGTGGTGGGCCACTCCCTGGGCGGCGTCCTGGCCGCCAACCTGGCCGTCCGCGCACGCTACGGGCAGCTGCCTCTCCCGAAGGCCGTCATGGTGGTCGAGCCGGGCGATCCGCCCGAGACCGCCATCTGGTTTGCCCGCAAGCAGCCCAGCATCATGGAGGATTACGCCGGGATCGACCCCGGCACGCTCTTGCTCGTGGTCGCCGGTGACGCCGACCGGACAGTGGGAGAGCGGACGGCCCGTACGGTGTTTACACTAGCTCAGGTCGCGGCCGGTAACAAAAACTACGTGATCGTCCACAGCGACCGGCACGGTCGGCCGGCCCTGGTGGCCGATCACTATGCCCCCGCCGCCTTGGTGCCGCAAGACGCGCCCGAGGCCCCGGAGATCACCGTGGTGCCCGCCTGGATGCAGTCCGTCGCGTTGCGCCTGCTGGGTCTCGTCACGGGCCGGGTCGACGTCACCCGAAGCGTGGGGCCGCCCGACGCGCTGGACTATTTCGGGTTCTGGAAACTCCTGGATGCCCTGCTCGACGCCGCGTTCTACGGGCGTTGCCGGGCCGTGGCCCTGGGAGACACGCCGGAGCAGCGGTTCATGGGCACGTGGAGCGACGGGGTGCCCGTCCGGCCCCTCGAAGTCTACGTGACCCTCCCGCCAGCCGCCCTGCCGGGGGCGCCTTCCCGGGCTCACGCCGGCGCGCCCGAACAGGCCGGAGCGCCCTGA
- a CDS encoding alkaline phosphatase, with translation MSSTVMQRSRGRVLLLAAALVALAAVASPLSQAAPAAPEVVVLPIDRAQFLAGQRFDLRVEVLNAPSPVQTLSVLINGQPLSSVFPGKKVEEVRSGLQAPLSALVTVRDVTLAPEGTYTVSAVAAGSGWLAQKAASWQVVRPVAEGPRAKNVILFIGDGFSLPVRTAARILSKGLTEGKYRGWLEMDQLEYHGFVTTSGMDALATDSANSASAYATGHKSAVNAMGVYPDHTPDPQDDPRVENIAELAKRVRGMAVGLVTTADITDATPGAFVAHTRRRSEYLTILDQMEALEPDVIMGGGSSRFLPKSTPGSRRNDNRDVIAEFEQRGYAFVDSAAALAQVGTPKKLLGLFHLDNMDVYLDRGLLKNPQVLKNFTDQPNLMQMTAKAIEILSQNPNGFFLMVEGASIDKQLHPLDWERGVYDAIEMDQAVGVARRFAAERGDTLIIVTADHSHSMSITGTYHELDGKTGRDAVRVYQEAIYPTFEDKDKDGFPDDPCPSVTLAVGFANHPDYKDDFKCNPVPSSPTVSQGNRWVPNPQRDPDGVLLTGNLPYSEPQEVHTVEDVPVSAGGPGARYFGRVMDNTDVFFAMVQALGLDPLLSAAKR, from the coding sequence ATGTCGAGCACGGTCATGCAGAGAAGCCGCGGCCGGGTCTTGCTGTTGGCGGCCGCGCTCGTCGCCCTCGCTGCCGTGGCGTCACCCCTGAGCCAGGCGGCCCCGGCAGCTCCGGAAGTGGTCGTGTTGCCCATCGACCGGGCACAGTTCCTGGCCGGCCAGCGGTTCGACCTGCGGGTGGAGGTGCTCAACGCTCCGAGCCCCGTCCAGACCCTCTCCGTGCTGATCAACGGCCAGCCGCTCTCGTCGGTTTTCCCGGGTAAGAAGGTCGAGGAGGTGCGAAGCGGCCTCCAGGCTCCCCTCAGCGCGCTCGTCACCGTGCGGGACGTCACCCTGGCTCCGGAGGGCACGTACACGGTGAGCGCCGTGGCGGCCGGCAGCGGCTGGCTCGCGCAGAAGGCGGCCTCCTGGCAGGTCGTGCGCCCGGTCGCCGAGGGGCCCCGGGCCAAGAACGTGATCCTCTTCATCGGTGATGGCTTCTCCCTTCCGGTGCGCACGGCTGCCCGCATCCTCTCCAAGGGCCTCACGGAGGGCAAGTACCGTGGGTGGCTCGAGATGGACCAGCTCGAGTACCATGGGTTCGTCACCACGTCGGGCATGGACGCCCTGGCCACCGACTCGGCCAACTCCGCGTCGGCGTACGCGACCGGCCACAAGAGCGCGGTGAACGCCATGGGGGTCTACCCCGATCACACCCCCGATCCCCAGGACGACCCCAGGGTGGAGAACATTGCCGAGCTCGCCAAGCGGGTGCGCGGCATGGCGGTCGGACTTGTCACGACGGCTGATATCACCGACGCCACGCCGGGCGCGTTCGTCGCTCACACCCGGCGCCGGTCCGAGTACTTGACCATCCTGGATCAGATGGAAGCGCTGGAGCCGGACGTCATCATGGGCGGTGGCTCGTCCCGGTTCTTGCCGAAGAGCACCCCCGGTTCCCGGCGCAACGACAACCGCGACGTCATCGCCGAATTCGAGCAGCGGGGCTACGCCTTCGTGGACAGCGCCGCGGCCCTCGCGCAGGTGGGCACGCCGAAGAAGCTCCTGGGCCTGTTCCATCTCGACAACATGGACGTCTACCTCGACCGGGGCCTGCTCAAGAACCCGCAGGTACTGAAGAACTTCACCGACCAGCCCAACCTGATGCAGATGACGGCCAAGGCCATCGAGATCCTGTCGCAAAACCCCAACGGGTTTTTCCTGATGGTGGAGGGCGCCTCCATCGACAAGCAGCTGCACCCCCTGGACTGGGAGCGGGGCGTCTACGACGCCATCGAGATGGATCAGGCGGTGGGCGTCGCCAGGCGGTTTGCCGCCGAGCGTGGTGACACCCTCATCATCGTGACGGCGGACCACAGCCACAGCATGAGCATCACCGGCACCTACCACGAGCTGGACGGGAAGACAGGCCGGGACGCGGTGCGGGTGTACCAGGAGGCCATCTACCCGACCTTCGAGGACAAGGACAAGGACGGCTTCCCCGACGACCCGTGCCCCTCGGTGACGCTGGCGGTGGGCTTCGCCAACCATCCCGACTACAAGGACGATTTCAAGTGCAACCCGGTGCCTTCCAGCCCGACCGTGAGCCAGGGCAATCGCTGGGTGCCCAACCCGCAGCGGGACCCCGACGGCGTGCTGCTCACGGGTAACTTGCCGTACAGCGAACCTCAGGAGGTCCACACCGTCGAGGACGTGCCGGTGTCGGCCGGCGGGCCGGGTGCGCGCTACTTCGGCCGGGTGATGGACAACACGGACGTGTTCTTCGCCATGGTGCAAGCTCTGGGGCTCGATCCTCTCCTGTCGGCAGCCAAGCGCTAG
- a CDS encoding cupredoxin domain-containing protein, whose product MNKRPIRLAALGVGLAALAAVSVVGLVRYGSGGEAASPPVRSYTVTMKLTKATVADVPTIAVTNLPADAIAYEGDGVEFTIVNESPIDEGFAIDAYGIKEVLKPGETRRARIQRVRAGAYPIYCQLHPLSVHQSGTLLVLPKP is encoded by the coding sequence GTGAACAAGCGTCCAATCCGGCTGGCAGCTCTGGGAGTGGGCTTGGCGGCCCTCGCCGCCGTGAGCGTGGTGGGGCTGGTGCGTTACGGCAGCGGGGGAGAGGCGGCGTCGCCGCCCGTCCGAAGTTACACGGTGACGATGAAGTTGACGAAGGCGACCGTCGCCGACGTGCCTACCATCGCCGTCACCAATCTGCCTGCCGACGCCATCGCCTACGAGGGCGACGGCGTCGAGTTCACCATCGTCAACGAGAGTCCCATCGACGAAGGGTTCGCCATTGACGCTTACGGGATCAAGGAGGTACTGAAGCCGGGGGAGACCCGGAGGGCGCGCATCCAGCGGGTGCGGGCCGGCGCGTACCCCATCTACTGCCAGCTTCATCCTTTGAGCGTCCACCAGAGCGGCACGCTGCTGGTTTTGCCGAAGCCGTAA
- a CDS encoding ABC transporter substrate-binding protein: MARRTQSRWGQALAWPALLASLLVGLSSSVSGGALAQGKVLRLVLDGAKNREAELQAIAGYLRQIGVDAQVRVWEYQTLLAEAQEGTRDAYATDWGSATFSPFDLAIPKLRTQDRGNFSFYSNPEVDRLFDAASTTMDEAKARDAYVKAQRILYEDAPWIFGYYLDTIEAASARVSNWRPSVDNRINLHDVELQGGTTLVVGLRADRIQSFDPADHRDRDTETVLRNMFDGLVTRTPDGEVVPEIAESWQQPHATTYVFKLRRGVRFHNGDPLTAEDVVFTFERILSPKGLDGRPSPRLGLLGPLSKVEKVDDYTVKMTLKNPSPVFLQLLVHTQIVPHKYMEQVGLAGFVRHPVGAGPFKFVRGRLDGDIVLERFDGYYGGSPQLPPVGPARIRRIVFRMMPEPGSRIAALLAGEAHIIQEVPPDAVDRLERARGVQVKVAPGTRLYEIELNNDRLKDPRVRRALNYAVDWDEILEALYRGYAHRVATAMLPSGFGYDERLKPYPYDPDKARQLLQEAGYAVR; encoded by the coding sequence ATGGCTCGACGCACGCAGTCCCGGTGGGGGCAGGCTCTGGCGTGGCCCGCGCTCCTGGCGAGCCTGCTGGTAGGCCTGTCGAGCAGCGTTTCCGGTGGTGCGCTCGCCCAGGGCAAGGTGCTCCGGCTCGTGCTCGACGGAGCCAAGAACCGGGAGGCCGAGCTCCAGGCCATCGCAGGGTACCTGCGGCAGATCGGGGTGGACGCCCAGGTCCGGGTGTGGGAATACCAAACGCTTCTCGCCGAGGCGCAAGAAGGCACCCGAGACGCCTACGCCACCGACTGGGGAAGCGCCACGTTCTCGCCGTTCGATCTGGCCATTCCCAAGCTGCGCACGCAAGATCGCGGCAACTTCTCGTTTTACTCCAATCCGGAAGTCGACCGGCTCTTCGACGCAGCGTCGACCACCATGGACGAGGCCAAGGCCCGGGACGCCTACGTGAAGGCGCAGCGCATCCTGTACGAGGATGCACCCTGGATCTTCGGATACTACCTCGACACCATCGAGGCGGCGTCGGCCCGGGTGAGCAACTGGCGCCCCTCGGTCGACAACCGCATCAATCTCCACGACGTGGAACTCCAGGGCGGCACCACCCTCGTCGTGGGCTTACGCGCCGATCGTATCCAGAGCTTCGACCCGGCCGATCACCGGGATCGGGACACCGAGACGGTGCTGCGCAACATGTTCGACGGGCTGGTGACCCGCACCCCCGACGGCGAGGTCGTCCCGGAAATCGCCGAGTCGTGGCAGCAGCCCCATGCCACGACGTATGTATTCAAATTGCGCAGAGGCGTCCGCTTCCACAACGGTGACCCGTTGACCGCCGAGGACGTGGTCTTCACGTTCGAGCGCATCCTCTCCCCAAAGGGGCTCGACGGCCGCCCGTCGCCCAGGCTCGGGCTGCTGGGGCCCCTGTCCAAAGTCGAGAAAGTGGACGACTACACCGTCAAGATGACGTTGAAAAACCCTTCCCCCGTCTTCCTGCAACTGCTCGTCCACACGCAGATCGTGCCGCACAAGTACATGGAGCAAGTGGGCCTCGCCGGGTTCGTCCGGCATCCCGTGGGCGCGGGGCCGTTCAAGTTCGTGCGCGGCCGCCTCGACGGGGACATCGTGCTGGAGCGATTCGACGGCTACTACGGCGGTTCGCCCCAACTCCCGCCGGTCGGGCCGGCCAGGATCCGCCGGATCGTCTTCCGCATGATGCCCGAACCGGGCAGCCGCATCGCCGCCCTGCTGGCCGGGGAGGCGCACATCATCCAGGAGGTGCCGCCCGACGCGGTCGACCGGCTGGAGAGGGCACGGGGCGTGCAGGTCAAGGTGGCGCCCGGCACGCGGCTTTACGAGATCGAGCTCAACAACGACCGCTTGAAGGATCCCCGGGTTCGCCGGGCGCTCAACTACGCCGTCGACTGGGACGAGATCCTCGAAGCCCTTTACCGGGGGTACGCGCACCGGGTCGCAACGGCCATGCTGCCGAGCGGTTTCGGCTACGACGAACGGTTGAAGCCCTACCCGTACGACCCCGACAAGGCGCGCCAGCTCCTGCAGGAGGCGGGCTACGCCGTCCGGTGA
- a CDS encoding amino acid permease, whose translation MLEVSREAGRRLRRQLTALDLTVFGVGAIIGTGIFVLTGVVAARFAGPGVILSFVLAGVVSAMAAFVYAELAAMVPVAGSAYTYAYAALGELAAWVIGWDLILEYTVAAGAVAIGWSGYFADVLESLGLPIPHALIAGPLEGGVINLPAVVIVAVLTALLIRGTRESAEATHLAVAVKLLVLALFLAVGIPRIHPARWRPFLPFGPEGVVRGAGLIFFAYIGFDAVSAAAEEVRRPQRDLARGILGSLGLSSLLYVGVAAVLTGIVPYTELNVPSPIAAALLRVGLRWAGGLVAVGALAGLTSVLLVNLYAQSRIFFAMARDGLLPSLFANTGRGQTPRWAVLLTGAGVAVLGALLPVRVVAELANIGTLAAFIIVSVGVIVLRRVHPEWDRPFRVPWVPWLPALTALASFYLALQLPRLTWMRFAAWLAMGLILYATYGRHRSRLAAG comes from the coding sequence ATGCTGGAGGTCTCCCGAGAGGCAGGCCGGAGGCTGCGCCGGCAGCTGACGGCCCTTGACCTGACCGTCTTCGGGGTCGGGGCCATCATCGGGACCGGCATTTTCGTGCTTACGGGCGTGGTGGCCGCCCGCTTCGCAGGACCTGGCGTCATCCTCTCCTTCGTGCTGGCGGGGGTGGTCAGCGCCATGGCTGCTTTCGTCTACGCGGAGCTGGCCGCCATGGTGCCGGTGGCGGGCAGTGCTTACACGTACGCGTACGCTGCCCTGGGCGAACTCGCCGCCTGGGTCATCGGCTGGGACCTCATTCTGGAATACACCGTTGCGGCGGGTGCCGTGGCCATCGGGTGGTCCGGCTACTTCGCCGACGTGCTGGAAAGCCTCGGGCTGCCCATCCCGCACGCGCTGATCGCCGGCCCCCTGGAAGGGGGTGTGATCAACCTCCCTGCCGTGGTCATCGTGGCCGTGCTCACGGCCCTGCTGATCCGGGGTACCCGGGAGAGCGCCGAGGCCACCCATCTGGCCGTGGCCGTCAAGCTCCTGGTGCTGGCGCTCTTCCTCGCCGTGGGCATCCCCCGCATTCACCCTGCTCGCTGGCGGCCGTTCCTCCCCTTTGGGCCGGAGGGCGTGGTGCGAGGCGCCGGCTTGATCTTCTTCGCTTACATCGGATTCGACGCCGTCTCGGCGGCGGCTGAAGAGGTCAGGCGGCCGCAGCGGGACCTCGCGCGCGGCATTCTCGGCTCCCTGGGGCTGTCGAGCCTGCTCTACGTGGGCGTGGCCGCCGTGTTGACCGGGATCGTGCCCTACACGGAGCTGAACGTCCCCTCTCCCATTGCGGCGGCGCTTCTCCGGGTGGGACTTCGTTGGGCGGGGGGCCTCGTCGCCGTGGGGGCTCTGGCCGGGCTCACCAGCGTGCTGCTCGTCAACCTCTACGCTCAAAGCCGGATCTTCTTCGCCATGGCCAGGGATGGGCTGCTCCCGAGCCTCTTCGCCAACACGGGGCGAGGTCAGACGCCCCGCTGGGCGGTGCTGTTGACGGGCGCCGGGGTGGCCGTGCTGGGGGCGCTTCTGCCCGTGAGGGTGGTGGCCGAGCTGGCCAATATCGGTACCCTGGCTGCGTTCATCATCGTCTCCGTCGGGGTCATCGTGCTACGGCGGGTCCACCCCGAGTGGGATAGGCCGTTCCGCGTGCCTTGGGTGCCGTGGCTACCGGCCCTGACCGCTCTCGCCTCCTTCTACCTGGCTCTACAGCTTCCCCGGCTGACGTGGATGCGCTTTGCTGCCTGGCTCGCCATGGGCCTCATCCTCTATGCCACCTACGGGCGACACCGGTCGCGCCTCGCTGCCGGCTAA
- a CDS encoding MarR family winged helix-turn-helix transcriptional regulator translates to MAAQHADSVAAQVAAGLVKLSLALRHEAWKEARGGGLTPTQGQVLSWLLLQAPGQCPTPGELAKALALSPATVSEALRTLEAKGLVRRRQSGDDRRSFQLALTGAGSRVAQASAGWADFLAVAVDSLPPADQVALLRVLVRLIRTLQLQGKISVARMCVSCTYFRPFAHPDPERPHHCNYVDAAFGDGRLRLECPDYEPAPDGRQETAWEAWAGRWERAAET, encoded by the coding sequence ATGGCGGCGCAGCACGCGGACTCGGTGGCTGCCCAGGTGGCGGCGGGGCTGGTCAAGCTCAGCCTGGCGTTGCGGCACGAAGCGTGGAAGGAGGCCAGGGGCGGCGGCCTCACGCCCACCCAGGGGCAGGTGCTCAGTTGGCTGCTCCTTCAGGCCCCCGGGCAGTGTCCGACTCCCGGAGAGCTCGCGAAGGCGCTGGCGCTGAGCCCCGCCACGGTGAGCGAGGCGCTCAGGACCCTGGAGGCGAAGGGGCTGGTGCGCCGCCGGCAGTCGGGCGACGACCGCCGTTCGTTTCAGTTGGCGCTCACCGGTGCCGGAAGCCGGGTCGCGCAGGCCAGTGCGGGGTGGGCCGACTTCCTGGCGGTGGCCGTGGATAGCCTGCCACCGGCGGATCAGGTGGCCCTGCTGAGGGTGCTGGTACGCCTCATCCGCACCCTGCAGCTCCAGGGCAAGATCTCCGTCGCCCGCATGTGCGTGAGCTGCACGTACTTCCGCCCGTTCGCCCACCCGGATCCGGAGCGCCCCCATCACTGCAATTACGTCGATGCGGCCTTCGGCGACGGGCGGCTTCGGTTGGAATGTCCGGATTACGAGCCCGCACCTGATGGGCGGCAGGAGACCGCGTGGGAGGCGTGGGCGGGGAGGTGGGAGAGGGCGGCCGAGACTTGA